Part of the Labrus bergylta chromosome 19, fLabBer1.1, whole genome shotgun sequence genome, AGGTTTCTGTCAATCTCCAAGTTGCATTACTCTGTGTAAAATATATTACCTAAACATTTGATATTGATTGTGAACCCTGACAAATGCAGAGGGTGTTGCACCATCAAATCAGCATCACAGCTGTGGTAAAAAATCACATTCATTCACACCACAATGTAAATAATAGCACAACAGCAGAGCCCATATTTCACTGTCTGGCTCTATGGTAACAGCTCAGACAGCTGAGCAGGAATGGAATTTGGACCAACCTTGTTATGAGGTTtagtccttttttattttgacagatgATTGGGGCAATAGTGTAGAGTTCAAGCCCTGCCCTGTGTGGTTGTGCCCAGAAATGCACAGCCACATGGGGCTGGACTGTTGCCATAAAAGAGGGTCTtattttatctaaatgttatttattgatGAAGGCCTGTATATCAACCTGTTACAATGACTTTATAACAGACTGAAGTGCTGGATCACTGATATGCAGGTCCAACACAACCCTGCCTGCCAGCACGGCCTCCCCACATAGGGCCCGACCTAACCACTTGGCCATCAATGCcccagactgaaatgaatatgtATGCACTTCAGTGTTAGGCCTCAGCAGTTACATGTAATTAGTACATTGATCATCTAATTCAATTTAGCTCAATTTGAAATAGAGGCTTGCCAGTAATTCTTTGATAAGCATAATAAATATCTGGGTTTGTCAACATAACATAGCAAGGACTTATTAGAAATGTCTACATTAGTACAAGGAACTGATGAAATAGAAGTGCAGACTAAAAGTATGAGAGGGAATATACTGTCggtgtttttttcaaaaaccGTGTTAAATTGTAACAGTTTGGCCGTTTCTTACGCTCAAAGTGCTAACTGGATCTGTTTGAGTGCAGTGGCAGGGTTTTTGGTAAAGCATTACAAAATCCAATTGCGACAGCCGTGATCTCAAGGTCAAGGACCACGCTCTTGATTAAAGACAGTTTTCTTAGAGATTTTCCACAACCGCACgcaatgtttttgttattgttgtgtttggGATGAATATTacgtttttgttgtttgttgttgatattACCACCTGTTAGTCAAGTTTTAACTTCTACGTCATCGATCGAAATGCAAATTTACAAACCATCTAATTGAATTCATCTGTATTCTTCACTTTGTCATGTTCATGCAGATGATGAGGTCGACctgcaacacaacacagcacggagtgaggaaggagactCTGGTAGAGGATCCCCTCCTCCGAAAAGCAAAGGCAAATTTTCCAAGATGGGACGGATCTTCAAGCCCTGGAaatggaggaagaagaagcaaagTGAAAAGTTTGCTGAAGCATCAATAGGTATGCTGGGCTTAGTATTTTGTACTAGTTGTGTTCATTAACTTGTGctttatttattgatatttatttccTTTCTTCAGCCTTAGAAAGAAAGATTTCTGTTAGAAAGAGTCGCCAAGAGCTGATTTCTAGAGGGGTTCTAAAGGATATCCCAGAAAACGGTAGGCTGACCCTTAGTttcatttgttaaataaatattctATTCATGAATTGGCACCATTTTTGACATTAACTGTGTGCCATGCTTGTGTCTTTTTCGAACAGAGAGCAATGATGTAAACCACTCCAAAGTTCCACCAGTGAGAAATGGACACCCTGTGCCAATGGACGTGGACAGATTGTTGGAAGGAGGAACACGAGTGTCTCGAGGGGAATCTGACATCAAGGGGAATCCCCTCAAGCTGCCCCTAGTAGATGAACGTCGAAGCAGAGCACCATCTGATGCCTCCCGAAGTAACCGAGCACCATTGGATGTGGACTCTCACGCACGGCTTTCTGTGGACCCGGACAGGAGAAGCCGTCTGCCGTCAGATGTTGATAAAAGAGCTGGGTCCTTACCAAGAGGACCTCCACAAGAGGATCGATACCGCAGGGAAGAGAGGCGGGACACCAGAGATGACAGGGAGGACAGTCGAAGGAAGAACAGGGAAGACGTGGAAAGAAGAGACTTGCGAGAGGACAGGGAAAGGGATGGTGGAGTTGATCGAAGGGAAGACAGAGACTTCAGAGAAAGGCGTGAATGGAAAgatgacagagagaggagagatggaaaaacagagaaagaaaacagagaaaggagGGATGGTGATGACAGGGATAGGAAGGATAGGGGCGAGAGGGAGCGTAGAGACCGGGACGAACGGGAGGTTAGAGAACGAGCCGAGAGGGAGCGCAGAGATCGAGATGACAGGGAAAGGAGAGACAGGGGGGATGACAGGGAAAGGAGAGACAGGGGGGATGACAGGGATCGAAGGCTTGAGAGGGAAAGGAGAGAAGAGCGAGAAAGGgaagacagggagagaaaagatGTACGAGGAGACAGAGATGATGGGGATAGGAGGGATGATCGAGACAGgcgagaagaaaaagagaggagagaggacagggaCAAACGGGAGGAGTGGACCaagagagatgaaagagagCGACGAGACGAGCGGGAAAAGAGGGACGAGAAGGACAGGAGAGAAAAGCCTGAGCCTCTACGGTCTGTGGCGGACTCTCAGCCTCTTGCCAGGCCAGTTTCTGAGATTGACCTGCGGCCTCCTCTACAAAAAAGCTCATCCGAAGACAGCAAGAAGGTGCGTCCAGCCTCAGAGTCTGACAAGAGGACTACCCTGCCCAGATACATACCAACCGCAGAGTTCAGAGAGCGCTCAGGTAAGAATGTTTCTCATGTGGAGTTTGAGTAGCTAACATAACAATTGATTTTCTCTATTTTGCCAGTTTGTGACATTCAACAAGTAAATAACACTCAAGAAACAGTGTGTGACAAATgttatataaagcctttaatgactGCAAGAAGTTTGACTgttatatttcatgtttctaGTGATGTTTAGAGATTTGTTTACAgtgtaaatatattttagcaAGACGTGGAAAGGCTCTGTGATCTAtgtcattttatgaaaattgaAATTTGTGATTTACCCAAAGCAATATTTAAACCACACGTTCTCTTTACAGTCCCGTTGCCTCTCACAGTCAGTGAAATAATGTCAACATAAATAGTTCTGGTCAAAAAAGATTGCATTAGCAATTGTTTTCTTTACAGGgacaagacacattttttttttttttggtttgcaatCTTATAAGCAACGACGGAGGAAGCCTTAGAGAGAGGACGATTTTacttgactaaaaaaaaaaatgacaacaaatcggTGAGATGTGTGTAATTAAATTGAGAGTCATCCAGCCATCTTTGGCTAGTTTTCTATTAAGTTCACTCTAACGCATCATATACTTTTTGATGTGCTCAAACCAAATTAAACAACTAGCCTGAGCGTCCAGGTTGGCATGTGAATgccttttgttgttcttttgttgtattcttttttGTTGTACTCTCTGATGTAGGTGGATGAATCATTAATGTCTTGTTTGTTCTTGTACTTGTTTTCTCCAGTTGAGACGTtcgctgacacacacatatgttCTGTCTCTGGGGCGCTACAAACAATGTTTAAGCCGTTTTGATGCTGTAATacagacatactgtatgtactcACTAAAGTCTCCTGATAGTACTGTAAAGACATTTTAGATGAATGTTGAGTGAACTGTAAATCTGACCGGGTCCTCCTGATGCTAATATCTCAGTCAGAATGCCAGACGAGAGTAAATATGTAGCTCTGGGTTAAGGAGAAACACATCAGACCCCTCTGTGCTGCTTTGATCTGTCtccatgtctgctgtgtgtgaacTTCAAACTTATTCATTATACCCTTCATCCTCTTACAGCTTTAGAAGCTTGATCAGAGTCTCCCTCTGGGTGAGCTCTGACAGCTTtcctttgagtgttttttgtgtttgtgttcccctgtttgtgtttctcttatGTCATTTCTTTAAAGCAGAGCAACATAAGAGTTATTGTGACCCCttcttttaatttgtctttgtgtttgtgtttacgtATGGACCCTCTCTGTAGAGTCTGCCGGTGTCCGCTTCACCCCTGACCCTCATCCATCACAAGACTCCAAGCAGGAACCTCCCCCACCCAGACAGGCCCTGCTTCCCCCTAAGCTTCTCACCACTTCCTCCACTGAGTCCGGCAGGAGTCCGACCccatcctcttcttcctcatcctcctccacctcctctgcttcctcctctGCCGCTGTAGCTGTGGCAAAGCCGCCAAGGACAGTCTCCCTTATAGTTGACGAGCCACCTCGACCCCCCCACGCTGCTCCCTCCTCAGCTGACTCTGACACACCGCCCCCTGTTCCTCCTCACGCTAAGCAGCCTCCCGTCCCTCCACCCAAACCCTCCAACCGCAACAGCAACCCTGCACTGCTTGGTGAGTTTGTCGGCGTCTGCTTCTGCAGTTTTATAGGCTTCTTTATACACAGCTGCTTTGGTCTATGGCTCAGAttacaaagaaagacaaaagacacaaacaacctCCAAAATAAGCTTTATAAGATTTTAATAGGCTCATGGAAACTTTACAGACACAGTGGTATAAACTTTCCTGTTAAATACCgggttttaaaaagttgccTCTAAGGTGCTGTAGTCATTCTCACAAGTAAGAAAGGTATTGGTCGTGGCTTTATCGACTTGTTGGATGAAATACAGgttgcaacacacacacaaagttagTTTCAACATACCGTCCCCCAGGGCAGGTGTTTAGTAATTTTTTATtaactgttgccatggtatgAGATTGATAATAGCAGAGCCAGACAAaggttttctgtattttctgcaATGTAATCTCTCAGGGGGAATTACAGCTGGTTCAAAGCACATTGACTTTTAAGTGCTTATTTTGGCCACTGAAACCGAGATTATGAGTTTAAGTTGCCTTTCCAAAAAGGCCTCAGACCAGTCtatgacccttttttttttttttttgtgaacaatAAACAGAGCTAAGTAGCTCTTTTTAAAGCCACTACATGCCAtcgatttaaaaacaataatcttACCTTGCACAACACACGAGTTGTTGGTCTATAGCTGCCTCAACCACGTAGTCTTTTTGTGCTGGATCTAAGCTTTGTGTCTGAAACCTAAAAgtcacacaacaaaacaaacaaatgaagttCCACATTCTGCAAAGTAGATGTACTATTTTTGTAAATGGAGTTCTCATCTTAGTAACATGTGATGTAACGGCTGTTTCTCATTAAAAAGACCATCATTATCCTCCCTGTCAAAAAGGTCTCTAGCTACAGGGATCTTATCTTCAAAATGGGCATACGCTAAGAATAACAATATGGGCCTATCAGTGGCAAAAGCAATTATTTATAGGGCTTTCACAATTGCAGAatactcctgaaaaactcctgatattggctggagtttctcctgccagagccctaatgttttttttcaacagcaagtccgagtgatcTGACGTGAGAACGCAGCAGTATATaatctggagaattcaccttgagcgaGTAGGAGAGGGGGGTGATGAGGGGGGGtctctttttcaaaccaaatacATGTGTAGTCTTGTAGCTGAAAGTCTCTTAATTTTCattcacaaaacaaaagaactgTTGTGAAAAGTCAGTTGAAGTTGCTATTTACATGATAACTCTGGTGTGCAAGTTTTTAGCCCACACCCATCACTAAGATGGAGATTTGCACTTGTTTTTATGGACAGGCTTAATCATTTTTAGTTCATGAGGGAAACAAAACGTTTAATAATGATCAAGAACAAATATTCAAACTTCACGTAGTTAATGTTATCTAAGTATAAACTGAGTGTAAGAGATATGCTGCAGCTCGTAGCTGTGTGGGTGTTTTCCAGTATGTTGCTGTTGTGCAGCCATCACTCTCTGAGGAGAGAACACGCACCGGCTTGTCTTTGCTGCATTCATGCAACGCCAGCACTTCTCTGGAGGTGAGATAGAAACTGACGGGCTTTTAGTATTTCATATCCTTTATACCAGCTTGCTACAGCTGCTCTTGTTTATAGCCAATCCCAGTTCTGTTCTGTTTGTAACAGTATCTGTGGCAGGGACACATTCCACCACCATTTGTCAGGCGAGCTTTCCATACATATGTTAGTGGATTTCATTTCTCACTGTCACATTTACAGACTAATGGTATGCGCCTGTTCAGAGCAGCCTTTCTCATTGGCTGTTTGAGATTACTCGGTAATGGACTTTGGCATGATTGGAGAGTGTTGGTTTGACtgtaactacacacacacacacacacacacacacacacacacacacacacacacacacacacacacacacacacacacacaggcttcatGCATGCAATCCTTTTTCTGGTTCTGTGTTGTACAAAAAGTTTGTTTGtaatatgttttgtttgttactCTCACAACAAAAGGATTTAATTTCATGATTACCAAAAAGACAGAGACAGTTTTTTGAGGCTGATCCagaaaattatataaaaaaaaactagtgaTGGGAAATCAGcccaagttatttatttattttttttaaacatggactTTTTAAGAAATAATTTAGATATGAATCCCTCAGATTTATTACTGACTGTCTGTATTTGACCTCTCGTAGTATAAAAATCAACCTGTCAGTGCCTCCTGGTGGAGAAAATCATTGAGACCCAATTCTTAATTACTGTGAACCTACTTTGGCTATTTGTTACTTCTGTATCGTGTTTCTTGTCAGccagcataaaaacaaaaaagaacaacctGCAATAACTGATATGAACTGATGTATAGCAGTGTGGGactcttttatttttaggctCTGGTCACTTTGGCCACAAAGCCGTTAAACTTGGTGGCCAGATGACATTTTTGGTTGCCAAAATGgttttataaataatacaatGACGGCAATGACGATTCAACACAActttaagaataaataaaagtatgtggtttcggacacagcctatatatgtttttaaaattattgAAGAATCACTGGAATTGATTGAAGTTCTTTTAAACATGGTACATTATTTACTCCCTTCCCTATTTGacaataaaactttgttttgtACTGGACACCTGCTAGCTATCTacctgttttttaatttattggcCACAGTCACTTTTGGGGTCATTGGCCAAGTAAACTTTTAATCATTTCAAGATAACTTCCTGTTCTACTTCCTGTATAATGGCTGAGCAAAAATcttcaaatgaaacattttgtcaATGGGGCACACCCCACTGCGGTGTTACTTTATGTTACCAGGGTGAGaaagtgtttcttgtcttatGTTCAGAACTTCTCTTATATCTGCACAGATGGTCTTAAACTctggagtgtttgttttgttctttttgcttgttttactgtgcttgtaatctcgacGGCATTGAAAATGAGGGAAACGTCCGTGTCCTTTTCGAGaagaaataaaggtttgaatatGGGTGTAACTCTGCTTCAAGACCGCGTCAAACCAGGACTGACTTTATCCCCCGCCTTGAAAAATCTACAGAAATGTCTCTCCTAACTTGGAATGTAAGCGCAGCCCAATCCCTGACATCTCCACTCATTTCTGCCAGCCTCCTCATTGAACAGGGGCTCTAGGGTCAGGCAGCCTTGTTACTGGACCAGCTGGAGACGCCAGAGCGAGCTCGGCCTCTACCTCTCTTTACCTGTGTACATGCGGCACAGGGCCTGCCAGACCTGTTCAGGTACCCTACAAGGAGCCAGATCTCAGTGCATCTTAATTAAGCCTGCAGACTGGACGTAATGATTCACCACCGTCGTTGCTAATGGAATAGCTCACTTCCATTTTAACACCAATAGTGCATTGCATGTGTACTTCAGCCAGACAGTAGGAGCTGTTCTCAGCTCAACTAACTTGACTGTGCAAAGAAAAGACTGCATGCACACTGGCCACATCGAATGTGCAGAATTGTGTTTGTTGATCTCAGAGAATGCCCCTTACAGATAGTtgatacatgtgt contains:
- the phactr4a gene encoding phosphatase and actin regulator 4A isoform X5, whose protein sequence is MGQSASSETVPQQLALNNTDDEVDLQHNTARSEEGDSGRGSPPPKSKGKFSKMGRIFKPWKWRKKKQSEKFAEASIALERKISVRKSRQELISRGVLKDIPENESNDVNHSKVPPVRNGHPVPMDVDRLLEGGTRVSRGESDIKGNPLKLPLVDERRSRAPSDASRSNRAPLDVDSHARLSVDPDRRSRLPSDVDKRAGSLPRGPPQEDRYRREERRDTRDDREDSRRKNREDVERRDLREDRERDGGVDRREDRDFRERREWKDDRERRDGKTEKENRERRDGDDRDRKDRGERERRDRDEREVRERAERERRDRDDRERRDRGDDRERRDRGDDRDRRLERERREEREREDRERKDVRGDRDDGDRRDDRDRREEKERREDRDKREEWTKRDERERRDEREKRDEKDRREKPEPLRSVADSQPLARPVSEIDLRPPLQKSSSEDSKKVRPASESDKRTTLPRYIPTAEFRERSESAGVRFTPDPHPSQDSKQEPPPPRQALLPPKLLTTSSTESGRSPTPSSSSSSSSTSSASSSAAVAVAKPPRTVSLIVDEPPRPPHAAPSSADSDTPPPVPPHAKQPPVPPPKPSNRNSNPALLAELSQAGSGVIIVPAPEKRSPPTPPKRMTPVTKRHSVDPSPPSQASESPTTDPASVPFQTPPTVQIGENSEDKTNNAALQAFIESLPSPPSHIPPSPPRVQSLQPPNSSSSSSGPVPTVQEDPPSTTTEPPSQPPSQPPSIPLHILIQRALASPGQAQPNPEGSKRAHSLLFESPPEFLTEAGVPSRLSLPITIEPLRLPEDDDFDMEEEMRKLHPQRPSRQAELEPRCRKGLVVDSRVSVIHEGGGPGDSEEESDSDGPILYRDTDEDDDDEDAPTGGLASRVKRKDTLALKLERQEREERDTQENHDGTSWHNKEQWLALRNKIGTTLNRRLSQRPSAEELEQRNILLAKNEADRRLERCEIKRRLTRKLSQRPTVAELQERKILRFHEYVESTHAHDYDRRADKPWTKLTPADKAAIRKELNEFKSSEMEVHEASRIYTRFHRP
- the phactr4a gene encoding phosphatase and actin regulator 4A isoform X2, which translates into the protein MGQSASSETVPQQLALNNTDDEVDLQHNTARSEEGDSGRGSPPPKSKGKFSKMGRIFKPWKWRKKKQSEKFAEASIALERKISVRKSRQELISRGVLKDIPENESNDVNHSKVPPVRNGHPVPMDVDRLLEGGTRVSRGESDIKGNPLKLPLVDERRSRAPSDASRSNRAPLDVDSHARLSVDPDRRSRLPSDVDKRAGSLPRGPPQEDRYRREERRDTRDDREDSRRKNREDVERRDLREDRERDGGVDRREDRDFRERREWKDDRERRDGKTEKENRERRDGDDRDRKDRGERERRDRDEREVRERAERERRDRDDRERRDRGDDRERRDRGDDRDRRLERERREEREREDRERKDVRGDRDDGDRRDDRDRREEKERREDRDKREEWTKRDERERRDEREKRDEKDRREKPEPLRSVADSQPLARPVSEIDLRPPLQKSSSEDSKKVRPASESDKRTTLPRYIPTAEFRERSESAGVRFTPDPHPSQDSKQEPPPPRQALLPPKLLTTSSTESGRSPTPSSSSSSSSTSSASSSAAVAVAKPPRTVSLIVDEPPRPPHAAPSSADSDTPPPVPPHAKQPPVPPPKPSNRNSNPALLASSLNRGSRVRQPCYWTSWRRQSELGLYLSLPVYMRHRACQTCSELSQAGSGVIIVPAPEKRSPPTPPKRMTPVTKRHSVDPSPPSQASESPTTDPASVPFQTPPTVQIGENSEDKTNNAALQAFIESLPSPPSHIPPSPPRVQSLQPPNSSSSSSGPVPTVQEDPPSTTTEPPSQPPSQPPSIPLHILIQRALASPGQAQPNPEGSKRAHSLLFESPPEFLTEAGVPSRLSLPITIEPLRLPEDDDFDMEEEMRKLHPQRPSRQAELEPRCRKGLVVDSRVSVIHEGGGPGDSEEESDSDGPILYRDTDEDDDDEDAPTGGLASRVKRKDTLALKLERQEREERDTQENHDGTSWHNKEQWLALRNKIGTTLNRRLSQRPSAEELEQRNILLAKNEADRRLERCEIKRRLTRKLSQRPTVAELQERKILRFHEYVESTHAHDYDRRADKPWTKLTPADKAAIRKELNEFKSSEMEVHEASRIYTRFHRP
- the phactr4a gene encoding phosphatase and actin regulator 4A isoform X3 codes for the protein MAVQSEYIHDEVDLQHNTARSEEGDSGRGSPPPKSKGKFSKMGRIFKPWKWRKKKQSEKFAEASIALERKISVRKSRQELISRGVLKDIPENESNDVNHSKVPPVRNGHPVPMDVDRLLEGGTRVSRGESDIKGNPLKLPLVDERRSRAPSDASRSNRAPLDVDSHARLSVDPDRRSRLPSDVDKRAGSLPRGPPQEDRYRREERRDTRDDREDSRRKNREDVERRDLREDRERDGGVDRREDRDFRERREWKDDRERRDGKTEKENRERRDGDDRDRKDRGERERRDRDEREVRERAERERRDRDDRERRDRGDDRERRDRGDDRDRRLERERREEREREDRERKDVRGDRDDGDRRDDRDRREEKERREDRDKREEWTKRDERERRDEREKRDEKDRREKPEPLRSVADSQPLARPVSEIDLRPPLQKSSSEDSKKVRPASESDKRTTLPRYIPTAEFRERSESAGVRFTPDPHPSQDSKQEPPPPRQALLPPKLLTTSSTESGRSPTPSSSSSSSSTSSASSSAAVAVAKPPRTVSLIVDEPPRPPHAAPSSADSDTPPPVPPHAKQPPVPPPKPSNRNSNPALLASSLNRGSRVRQPCYWTSWRRQSELGLYLSLPVYMRHRACQTCSAELSQAGSGVIIVPAPEKRSPPTPPKRMTPVTKRHSVDPSPPSQASESPTTDPASVPFQTPPTVQIGENSEDKTNNAALQAFIESLPSPPSHIPPSPPRVQSLQPPNSSSSSSGPVPTVQEDPPSTTTEPPSQPPSQPPSIPLHILIQRALASPGQAQPNPEGSKRAHSLLFESPPEFLTEAGVPSRLSLPITIEPLRLPEDDDFDMEEEMRKLHPQRPSRQAELEPRCRKGLVVDSRVSVIHEGGGPGDSEEESDSDGPILYRDTDEDDDDEDAPTGGLASRVKRKDTLALKLERQEREERDTQENHDGTSWHNKEQWLALRNKIGTTLNRRLSQRPSAEELEQRNILLAKNEADRRLERCEIKRRLTRKLSQRPTVAELQERKILRFHEYVESTHAHDYDRRADKPWTKLTPADKAAIRKELNEFKSSEMEVHEASRIYTRFHRP
- the phactr4a gene encoding phosphatase and actin regulator 4A isoform X4, giving the protein MENPDDEVDLQHNTARSEEGDSGRGSPPPKSKGKFSKMGRIFKPWKWRKKKQSEKFAEASIALERKISVRKSRQELISRGVLKDIPENESNDVNHSKVPPVRNGHPVPMDVDRLLEGGTRVSRGESDIKGNPLKLPLVDERRSRAPSDASRSNRAPLDVDSHARLSVDPDRRSRLPSDVDKRAGSLPRGPPQEDRYRREERRDTRDDREDSRRKNREDVERRDLREDRERDGGVDRREDRDFRERREWKDDRERRDGKTEKENRERRDGDDRDRKDRGERERRDRDEREVRERAERERRDRDDRERRDRGDDRERRDRGDDRDRRLERERREEREREDRERKDVRGDRDDGDRRDDRDRREEKERREDRDKREEWTKRDERERRDEREKRDEKDRREKPEPLRSVADSQPLARPVSEIDLRPPLQKSSSEDSKKVRPASESDKRTTLPRYIPTAEFRERSESAGVRFTPDPHPSQDSKQEPPPPRQALLPPKLLTTSSTESGRSPTPSSSSSSSSTSSASSSAAVAVAKPPRTVSLIVDEPPRPPHAAPSSADSDTPPPVPPHAKQPPVPPPKPSNRNSNPALLASSLNRGSRVRQPCYWTSWRRQSELGLYLSLPVYMRHRACQTCSAELSQAGSGVIIVPAPEKRSPPTPPKRMTPVTKRHSVDPSPPSQASESPTTDPASVPFQTPPTVQIGENSEDKTNNAALQAFIESLPSPPSHIPPSPPRVQSLQPPNSSSSSSGPVPTVQEDPPSTTTEPPSQPPSQPPSIPLHILIQRALASPGQAQPNPEGSKRAHSLLFESPPEFLTEAGVPSRLSLPITIEPLRLPEDDDFDMEEEMRKLHPQRPSRQAELEPRCRKGLVVDSRVSVIHEGGGPGDSEEESDSDGPILYRDTDEDDDDEDAPTGGLASRVKRKDTLALKLERQEREERDTQENHDGTSWHNKEQWLALRNKIGTTLNRRLSQRPSAEELEQRNILLAKNEADRRLERCEIKRRLTRKLSQRPTVAELQERKILRFHEYVESTHAHDYDRRADKPWTKLTPADKAAIRKELNEFKSSEMEVHEASRIYTRFHRP
- the phactr4a gene encoding phosphatase and actin regulator 4A isoform X1, with the protein product MGQSASSETVPQQLALNNTDDEVDLQHNTARSEEGDSGRGSPPPKSKGKFSKMGRIFKPWKWRKKKQSEKFAEASIALERKISVRKSRQELISRGVLKDIPENESNDVNHSKVPPVRNGHPVPMDVDRLLEGGTRVSRGESDIKGNPLKLPLVDERRSRAPSDASRSNRAPLDVDSHARLSVDPDRRSRLPSDVDKRAGSLPRGPPQEDRYRREERRDTRDDREDSRRKNREDVERRDLREDRERDGGVDRREDRDFRERREWKDDRERRDGKTEKENRERRDGDDRDRKDRGERERRDRDEREVRERAERERRDRDDRERRDRGDDRERRDRGDDRDRRLERERREEREREDRERKDVRGDRDDGDRRDDRDRREEKERREDRDKREEWTKRDERERRDEREKRDEKDRREKPEPLRSVADSQPLARPVSEIDLRPPLQKSSSEDSKKVRPASESDKRTTLPRYIPTAEFRERSESAGVRFTPDPHPSQDSKQEPPPPRQALLPPKLLTTSSTESGRSPTPSSSSSSSSTSSASSSAAVAVAKPPRTVSLIVDEPPRPPHAAPSSADSDTPPPVPPHAKQPPVPPPKPSNRNSNPALLASSLNRGSRVRQPCYWTSWRRQSELGLYLSLPVYMRHRACQTCSAELSQAGSGVIIVPAPEKRSPPTPPKRMTPVTKRHSVDPSPPSQASESPTTDPASVPFQTPPTVQIGENSEDKTNNAALQAFIESLPSPPSHIPPSPPRVQSLQPPNSSSSSSGPVPTVQEDPPSTTTEPPSQPPSQPPSIPLHILIQRALASPGQAQPNPEGSKRAHSLLFESPPEFLTEAGVPSRLSLPITIEPLRLPEDDDFDMEEEMRKLHPQRPSRQAELEPRCRKGLVVDSRVSVIHEGGGPGDSEEESDSDGPILYRDTDEDDDDEDAPTGGLASRVKRKDTLALKLERQEREERDTQENHDGTSWHNKEQWLALRNKIGTTLNRRLSQRPSAEELEQRNILLAKNEADRRLERCEIKRRLTRKLSQRPTVAELQERKILRFHEYVESTHAHDYDRRADKPWTKLTPADKAAIRKELNEFKSSEMEVHEASRIYTRFHRP
- the phactr4a gene encoding phosphatase and actin regulator 4A isoform X6, which encodes MGQSASSETVPQQLALNNTDDEVDLQHNTARSEEGDSGRGSPPPKSKGKFSKMGRIFKPWKWRKKKQSEKFAEASIALERKISVRKSRQELISRGVLKDIPENESNDVNHSKVPPVRNGHPVPMDVDRLLEGGTRVSRGESDIKGNPLKLPLVDERRSRAPSDASRSNRAPLDVDSHARLSVDPDRRSRLPSDVDKRAGSLPRGPPQEDRYRREERRDTRDDREDSRRKNREDVERRDLREDRERDGGVDRREDRDFRERREWKDDRERRDGKTEKENRERRDGDDRDRKDRGERERRDRDEREVRERAERERRDRDDRERRDRGDDRERRDRGDDRDRRLERERREEREREDRERKDVRGDRDDGDRRDDRDRREEKERREDRDKREEWTKRDERERRDEREKRDEKDRREKPEPLRSVADSQPLARPVSEIDLRPPLQKSSSEDSKKVRPASESDKRTTLPRYIPTAEFRERSESAGVRFTPDPHPSQDSKQEPPPPRQALLPPKLLTTSSTESGRSPTPSSSSSSSSTSSASSSAAVAVAKPPRTVSLIVDEPPRPPHAAPSSADSDTPPPVPPHAKQPPVPPPKPSNRNSNPALLELSQAGSGVIIVPAPEKRSPPTPPKRMTPVTKRHSVDPSPPSQASESPTTDPASVPFQTPPTVQIGENSEDKTNNAALQAFIESLPSPPSHIPPSPPRVQSLQPPNSSSSSSGPVPTVQEDPPSTTTEPPSQPPSQPPSIPLHILIQRALASPGQAQPNPEGSKRAHSLLFESPPEFLTEAGVPSRLSLPITIEPLRLPEDDDFDMEEEMRKLHPQRPSRQAELEPRCRKGLVVDSRVSVIHEGGGPGDSEEESDSDGPILYRDTDEDDDDEDAPTGGLASRVKRKDTLALKLERQEREERDTQENHDGTSWHNKEQWLALRNKIGTTLNRRLSQRPSAEELEQRNILLAKNEADRRLERCEIKRRLTRKLSQRPTVAELQERKILRFHEYVESTHAHDYDRRADKPWTKLTPADKAAIRKELNEFKSSEMEVHEASRIYTRFHRP